The following proteins come from a genomic window of Ignavibacteriales bacterium:
- the dxs gene encoding 1-deoxy-D-xylulose-5-phosphate synthase, whose protein sequence is MVDESKYKVLFRVNSPADIRSFSMDELKTLCIEIREYMVDVISQIGGHFGGGLGTVELTVALHKVFNTPKDLIVWDTGHQAYPHKILTGRRDQLKSIRRLNGISGFLKRTESEYDAFGAGHASTSISAALGMAVARDLQNTDKKVIAVIGDGAMTGGMAYEAMNNSGLIKSNMIVVLNDNNMSIASNVWQISNYFSEMISHPEYNKFKGAIWDLTGKLDNFGDGIRRVTARLGSGIKSMITPGMLFEALGFRYFGPVNGHSLDQLIKIFEQVKNYNGPILVHVTSEKGKGYKPAENHVQRLHAATPFDKVTGEAIKKSGGAPAYTTIFGNALVEIARQNSQVVAITAAMPDGTGLDILQKELPERYFDVGIAEEHAVTFAAGLATQGIIPVVAIYSTFLQRAFDQIIHDVALQKLHVVFVLDRAGLVGADGPTHHGSFDLTYLRLIPNMVIMAPKDESELRNMLFTAINYKGGPVAIRYPRGSALGVPLQNGFTEIPIGKAEKIAKGDNVVLLAVGNMVEYAKKAAEKLFADGIQAEIINMRFVKPLDTEILDECAERFTKIVTLEESTLIGGFGSGLLEYFAEKNYKNEILRIGLPDHFVDHGTQEELHRIIGIDPAGISEKIKLFLRKNIGEGIVA, encoded by the coding sequence ATGGTTGATGAATCAAAATATAAAGTTTTATTTAGAGTAAACTCACCGGCAGATATTAGATCTTTCTCTATGGACGAATTAAAAACCCTCTGTATAGAAATTCGTGAATATATGGTTGATGTTATTTCGCAGATTGGCGGGCACTTCGGCGGTGGTCTTGGAACTGTTGAACTCACCGTAGCGCTTCATAAAGTCTTTAATACTCCAAAAGATTTGATTGTTTGGGATACCGGTCATCAAGCATATCCTCACAAAATATTGACCGGTAGAAGAGACCAATTAAAATCGATCAGGCGTTTAAACGGAATTAGCGGCTTTCTAAAAAGAACTGAGAGTGAGTATGACGCATTCGGTGCCGGACATGCTTCAACCTCAATTTCGGCGGCACTTGGAATGGCTGTTGCACGCGATTTACAAAATACCGACAAAAAAGTAATTGCTGTGATTGGTGACGGCGCAATGACCGGCGGTATGGCATACGAAGCGATGAACAATTCCGGTCTAATAAAAAGTAATATGATTGTTGTTCTGAATGATAATAACATGTCAATTGCATCGAACGTTTGGCAAATATCAAATTACTTTAGCGAAATGATTTCTCATCCCGAGTATAATAAATTCAAAGGAGCAATCTGGGATTTAACAGGTAAGCTCGACAACTTTGGAGATGGAATAAGAAGAGTTACCGCACGGCTCGGATCCGGTATCAAATCAATGATAACTCCCGGTATGTTGTTTGAAGCTCTCGGTTTCAGATATTTTGGACCTGTAAATGGTCATAGTCTAGATCAACTCATCAAGATTTTTGAACAAGTTAAAAATTATAACGGACCGATACTTGTCCATGTTACAAGTGAAAAGGGGAAGGGGTATAAACCGGCAGAAAATCATGTACAAAGATTACATGCCGCAACACCATTTGACAAAGTTACTGGCGAAGCAATTAAAAAATCCGGAGGAGCGCCGGCATATACAACAATATTTGGTAACGCTCTTGTCGAAATCGCTAGGCAAAATTCTCAAGTAGTTGCGATAACTGCCGCAATGCCGGATGGAACCGGTTTGGATATTTTGCAGAAAGAATTGCCGGAAAGATATTTTGATGTTGGTATTGCAGAAGAACACGCGGTTACATTTGCTGCAGGGTTAGCCACTCAAGGAATAATTCCGGTTGTTGCAATTTATTCTACATTCCTTCAGCGCGCTTTTGATCAGATAATTCATGACGTAGCACTTCAGAAATTACATGTTGTTTTTGTTTTAGATCGTGCCGGACTTGTTGGTGCGGATGGTCCTACGCATCACGGATCATTCGATTTAACTTATTTGCGTTTAATTCCTAATATGGTAATAATGGCGCCTAAGGATGAATCTGAATTACGAAACATGCTCTTCACAGCAATAAATTATAAGGGCGGTCCAGTTGCAATAAGGTATCCACGCGGTTCAGCTCTTGGTGTTCCGCTTCAAAACGGATTTACTGAAATCCCTATCGGTAAAGCTGAAAAAATTGCGAAAGGGGATAATGTCGTTCTTCTTGCTGTTGGTAATATGGTGGAGTATGCAAAGAAAGCCGCGGAAAAATTATTCGCAGATGGAATTCAAGCCGAAATAATAAACATGAGATTTGTCAAACCGCTTGATACTGAAATTCTTGATGAATGTGCAGAACGATTCACAAAAATTGTTACTCTCGAAGAAAGTACATTAATCGGCGGCTTTGGATCCGGTTTATTGGAATATTTTGCGGAAAAAAATTATAAGAATGAAATTCTTAGAATTGGATTGCCGGATCATTTTGTAGATCACGGAACACAGGAAGAGTTACACCGGATAATCGGAATTGACCCGGCGGGAATTTCCGAAAAAATT